A window of the Kryptolebias marmoratus isolate JLee-2015 unplaced genomic scaffold, ASM164957v2 Scaffold43, whole genome shotgun sequence genome harbors these coding sequences:
- the LOC108229666 gene encoding uncharacterized protein LOC108229666, which yields METAVTMEDHSDIEMLKKMDDLEQTLCPDKKLPKTVASQPRCSPLVRRNLREKRRGTAEKKHGLGEKRCGQKRRRRGQEEKTGGVTVKRTWSGGKRRWNKKHYCVFCRRPQVKIARHLLRKHADEQEVMAASALPTGSKERHLLLEHLRCRGNYLHNIEVIRQGSGEIIPWRQPSEEVDARNYLPCPLCLGFFLRADLWKHQVSCRKKLAIDPSRGHTSVAEIPSKSPASMTDIPSDLVTSDSTGKFSCDPEENTPEDPFGQTSNKNSKPGTKQTLTSDPGVDHNQNLDSVLNKPRKRIRVQAAASRLLPISSGASESCSEILHRMNQDNVSYEVCTSAGLSHYLTVPQICRPANLFCCLLSPRFEVLLSVLLSDCPSSLHTSLCTCWSPRFVDLCTLSMLVSFLGL from the exons ATGGAGACTGCTGTGACCATGGAAGACCATTCTGATATTGAGATGCTGAAGAAGATGGATGACTTGGAGCAAACATTGTGTCCTGACAAAAAATTGCCTAAAACTGTTGCCAGTCAACCACGTTGCTCCCCTTTAGTGAGGCGGAATCTAAGAGAAAAGAGGCGGGGGACAGCTGAAAAGAAGCATGGCCTCGGGGAGAAGAGGTGTGGTCAGAAACGGAGAAGGCGAGGGCAGGAGGAGAAGACGGGAGGTGTGACAGTGAAGAGGACATGGAGCGGTGGGAAGCGCCGCTGGAACAAGAAACATTACTGTGTGTTCTGCCGCCGGCCACAGGTAAAGATTGCTCGACACCTGCTGAGAAAACATGCCgatgaacaggaagtgatggcTGCCAGTGCACTACCAACAGGCTCTAAAGAGCGCCACCTGCTGCTGGAACACCTGCGCTGCAGGGGCAACTACCTGCACAACATTGAG GTGATCCGGCAGGGCAGCGGTGAAATCATCCCATGGCGTCAGCCCTCAGAGGAGGTTGATGCCAGAAACTACCTGCCCTGCCCTCTATGCCTTGGCTTCTTTCTCCGTGCTGATTTATGGAAACATCAGGTGTCTTGTCGTAAAAAGCTCGCCATTGACCCCTCTCGAGGTCACACCTCTGTGGCAGAGATCCCCTCCAAAAGCCCTGCTTCTATGACAGATATTCCCTCTGATCTGGTGACCTCAGACTCCACAGGTAAATTTTCCTGTGATCCAGAAGAAAACACACCTGAAGATCCTTTtggacaaacatcaaacaagaaCTCCAAACCTGGTACCAAGCAgaccctgacctctgaccctggtGTGGATCATAATCAGAACCTGGACTCAGTGCTGAACAAGCCAAGGAAGAGAATCAGAGTCCAGGCTGCAGCATCTCGCCTGCTGCCAATCTCCAGTGGAGCATCAGAGAGCTGCAGCGAAATCCTGCACCGCATGAACCAGGACAATGTATCTTATGAGGTTTGTACATCAGCAGGCCTGTCTCATTACCTAACGGTCCCCCAGATTTGTAGACCTGCGAACCTCTTTTGTTGCCTATTGTCCCCGAGGTTTGAAGTTTTACTGTCTGTCTTGTTATCTGACTGTCCCTCAAGTTTGCACACCTCTCTATGTACCTGTTGGTCCCCTAGGTTTGTAGACCTGTGCACCCTCTCAATGCTTGTCAGTTTCTTAGGTTTGTAG